A window of the Sabethes cyaneus chromosome 1, idSabCyanKW18_F2, whole genome shotgun sequence genome harbors these coding sequences:
- the LOC128745272 gene encoding retinol-binding protein pinta has protein sequence MTQKYMALLHETCYHYAEEHLGETAARRNAGIAEIEQWLQNERPNIVLPNDVRYVVYFLRTTKFDVNKAKRKIQMYCKIRSARIEWFKNRNPFLPEVLELLDIGIFLPLREKDELNRQVVIIRTAAHNPKCHSQDNVFKVDKMILDLLLYLDETISIYGIVAIFDMKNVTLGHALQLPPSLVKRTVESWENYPCRPQLLEFVNAPIHVNVILNVFRSFMSAKMKSRVKISRRDTYVSKYINLPPELGGTGESYHDLTMYWKQQVQEHAVWFAETDQNNQRTS, from the exons atgacgcaaaaatataTGGCATTGTTGCACGAAACTTGTTATCATTACGCCGAAGAACATCTTGGAGAGACAGCTGCACGGAGAAATGCTGGAATAGCAGAAATTGAGCAATGGTTGCAAAATGAACGGCCTAATATTGTTTTGCCCAACGACGTGCGATATGTCGTGTATTTTTTACGCACTACGAAATTCGACGTTAATAAAGCTAAACGAAAAATTCAGAT GTACTGTAAAATTCGCTCCGCTCGTATTGAATGGTTTAAAAATCGAAATCCTTTTCTACCAGAGGTTCTGGAACTATTAGATATCGGCATTTTTCTTCCGTTGCGTGAAAAAGATGAATTAAACCGGCAAGTAGTTATTATAAGAACTGCGGCTCATAATCCGAAATGTCATAGCCAGGATAATGTTTTTAAAGTGGACAAAATGATTTTGGATCTCTTACTGTATCTAGATGAGACTATATCTATCTACGGTATAGTAGCGATTTTCGACATGAAAAATGTAACTTTAGGTCACGCCCTTCAGTTACCACCCTCCCTTGTAAAAAG AACTGTTGAGAGCTGGGAAAACTATCCGTGTCGGCCACAATTGTTGGAATTTGTAAATGCACCGATACACGTTAACGTCATATTGAATGTTTTCCG GAGTTTCATGAGTGCAAAAATGAAATCTCGGGTTAAGATTTCCAGGAGGGATACATACGTTTCCAAATACATCAATTTACCACCGGAACTTGGAGGAACTGGAGAGTCCTATCATGACCTCACCATGTACTGGAAGCAACAAGTGCAAGAACATGCGGTATGGTTTGCTGAAACAGATCAAAATAATCAGCGAACTTCCTGA